One part of the Methylobacterium terrae genome encodes these proteins:
- the hisG gene encoding ATP phosphoribosyltransferase, with protein MGDTMMASPVDGPLVLAVPSKGRLQENAAAFFGRAGLTLAQTSGARDYRGRLKGVDGVEVRFLSASEIAGQLASGAAHLGITGEDLIRETLPDAAGQVELLTPLGFGQATVVVAVPQAWIDVRSMSDLDEVASDMRVRHGKRLRIATKYVNLTRRFFAEHGVADYRIVESLGATEGAPASGSAEIIVDITTTGATLAANALKILDDGVILRSEANLVASLAASWSETPRRAVQAVLGRISAEERARTTREVRAGMPASGEIDLAALAALHEAELPYGAPERGAEIVLRCPTDAVFGLADALVQAGAQAVSVRRIDYAFAAENPLVERLLGRLS; from the coding sequence ATGGGCGACACGATGATGGCAAGTCCCGTCGATGGCCCCCTGGTGCTGGCGGTGCCCTCGAAGGGCCGCCTGCAGGAGAACGCCGCCGCCTTCTTCGGCCGCGCCGGCCTGACGCTCGCTCAGACCAGCGGCGCCCGCGACTATCGCGGCCGCCTCAAGGGCGTGGACGGGGTCGAGGTGCGCTTCCTCTCGGCCTCCGAGATCGCCGGCCAGCTCGCGAGCGGCGCGGCCCATCTCGGCATCACCGGCGAGGACCTGATCCGCGAGACCCTGCCGGACGCCGCCGGCCAGGTCGAATTGCTGACGCCGCTCGGCTTCGGCCAGGCCACCGTGGTGGTGGCGGTGCCCCAGGCCTGGATCGACGTGCGCTCGATGAGCGACCTCGACGAGGTGGCGAGCGACATGCGGGTGCGCCACGGCAAGCGCCTGCGCATCGCCACCAAGTACGTCAACCTGACCCGCCGCTTCTTCGCCGAGCACGGCGTCGCCGATTACCGCATCGTCGAGAGCTTAGGAGCCACCGAGGGCGCGCCGGCCTCCGGCAGCGCCGAGATCATCGTCGACATCACCACGACCGGCGCGACGCTCGCGGCGAACGCCCTGAAGATCCTCGACGACGGGGTGATCCTGCGCTCGGAGGCGAACCTCGTCGCCTCGCTCGCCGCTTCCTGGAGCGAGACCCCGCGCCGGGCCGTCCAGGCGGTGCTCGGCCGGATCAGCGCCGAGGAGCGGGCCCGCACCACCCGCGAGGTCCGGGCAGGGATGCCGGCCTCGGGCGAGATCGACCTGGCGGCGTTGGCCGCCCTGCACGAGGCCGAACTGCCCTACGGCGCGCCGGAGAGGGGGGCTGAGATCGTGCTGCGCTGCCCGACCGATGCGGTGTTCGGCCTCGCCGACGCCCTGGTCCAGGCCGGCGCCCAGGCGGTGAGCGTGCGCCGGATCGACTACGCCTTCGCGGCGGAGAACCCGCTGGTGGAGCGGTTGCTGGGGCGGTTGTCGTAA
- the murA gene encoding UDP-N-acetylglucosamine 1-carboxyvinyltransferase → MDRIHIVGGQPLHGVIPISGAKNAALPLMIASLLTGETLELSNVPRLADVASLLRILGNHGVDHMVVGKRPGQTTEAGQTIRLTASNVIDTTAPYDLVSTMRASFWVIAPLLARFGEARVSLPGGCAIGTRPVDLLLMALETLGATIEIDGGYAVARTRNGLRGGEIKFPKVTVGGTHVALMAAVLAHGTTVIENAAREPEVVDLAACLSRMGAKIEGAGTPRIVIEGVSRLSGARHAVLPDRIETGTYAMAVAMTGGDVTLENTRADLLHSALDILGTTGTEVTPLDHGIRVRRNGHGIAAVDITTDPFPGFPTDLQAQFMALMTKARGQSRIRETIFENRFMHVQELARLGARIRLEGDVAVVEGVDRLKGAPVMATDLRASVSLVIAGLAAEGETQINRVYHLDRGFEALEAKLVRCGAEIRRERV, encoded by the coding sequence ATGGATCGCATCCACATCGTCGGCGGCCAGCCGCTCCACGGCGTCATCCCGATCTCGGGCGCCAAGAACGCGGCCCTGCCGCTGATGATCGCCAGCCTGCTCACCGGCGAGACGCTGGAGCTGTCGAACGTGCCCCGGCTCGCCGACGTCGCCTCGCTGCTGCGCATCCTCGGCAACCACGGCGTCGACCACATGGTGGTGGGCAAGCGGCCTGGCCAGACCACCGAGGCCGGCCAGACCATCCGGCTCACCGCCTCGAACGTCATCGACACCACGGCGCCCTACGACCTCGTCTCGACCATGCGGGCGAGCTTCTGGGTGATCGCGCCGCTGCTCGCCCGCTTCGGCGAGGCGCGGGTGTCGCTGCCGGGCGGCTGCGCCATCGGTACCCGCCCGGTCGACCTCCTGCTGATGGCGCTCGAGACGCTGGGCGCCACGATCGAGATCGACGGCGGCTACGCGGTGGCGCGCACGAGGAACGGGCTTCGCGGCGGCGAGATCAAGTTCCCGAAGGTCACGGTCGGCGGCACCCACGTCGCCCTGATGGCGGCGGTGCTGGCGCATGGCACCACGGTGATCGAGAACGCCGCCCGCGAACCGGAGGTGGTGGACCTCGCCGCCTGCCTGTCGCGGATGGGCGCGAAGATCGAGGGCGCCGGCACGCCGCGGATCGTGATCGAGGGCGTGTCGCGCCTCTCGGGCGCCCGGCACGCGGTGCTGCCCGACCGGATCGAGACAGGCACCTACGCCATGGCGGTGGCGATGACCGGCGGCGACGTGACGCTCGAGAACACCCGGGCCGACCTGCTTCACAGCGCGCTGGACATCCTGGGCACCACCGGCACCGAGGTGACGCCGCTCGACCACGGCATCCGGGTGCGCCGCAACGGCCACGGCATCGCGGCGGTCGACATCACCACCGATCCGTTCCCGGGCTTCCCGACCGACCTCCAGGCCCAGTTCATGGCCCTGATGACGAAGGCCCGGGGCCAGTCGCGGATCCGTGAGACGATCTTCGAGAACCGCTTCATGCACGTGCAGGAGCTGGCCCGCCTCGGCGCCAGGATCCGGCTCGAGGGCGACGTCGCGGTGGTCGAGGGCGTCGATCGCCTGAAGGGGGCCCCCGTGATGGCGACCGACCTGCGCGCCTCGGTCTCGCTCGTGATCGCCGGGCTCGCCGCCGAGGGCGAGACCCAGATCAACCGCGTCTACCACCTCGACCGCGGCTTCGAGGCGCTGGAGGCCAAGCTCGTGCGCTGCGGCGCCGAGATCCGGCGCGAGCGGGTGTAA
- a CDS encoding ATP phosphoribosyltransferase regulatory subunit — protein sequence MTGNGAAAPRPAAAHEALLALFEDRGYARVEPPVLQPVEPFLELSGEDIRRRIFITQDGAGAELCLRPEYTIPVGRHHRAVADGQAADYSYLGPVFRLRAAEPDEFHQAGIESIGRTDVPAADAEILGLALDGLDRLGRRDNQVRLGDMGLITALLDALNVQPAAKRRSLRAVAAGRSLDAVAAPVAVDAAHAGLLSAIQGQDPQGVRAFVEDVLAIAGISRVGGRTAGEIAERFLAKAAAHAEGGAGLGARAREVLDAYLALTGDPDAAALAARDLARRAGLDDPRLEAALALFEERNGFIAARGLPLERFVFTGSFARNLDYYTGFIFEVAEEGGGKPLVGGGRYDGLLQHLGSPDALPAVGCSFWLERLEGAR from the coding sequence ATGACGGGTAACGGAGCCGCGGCCCCCCGGCCGGCGGCGGCGCACGAGGCGCTTCTGGCGCTGTTCGAGGACCGGGGCTACGCGCGGGTCGAGCCGCCGGTGCTGCAGCCGGTCGAGCCCTTCCTGGAGCTGTCCGGCGAGGACATCCGCCGGCGCATCTTCATCACCCAGGACGGCGCCGGGGCGGAACTCTGCCTGCGGCCCGAATACACGATTCCCGTCGGGCGCCACCACCGCGCCGTCGCCGACGGGCAGGCGGCGGATTACAGCTATCTCGGACCCGTCTTCCGCCTGCGGGCGGCCGAGCCCGACGAGTTCCACCAGGCCGGCATCGAGTCGATCGGCCGGACCGACGTGCCGGCGGCCGATGCCGAGATCCTCGGCCTCGCCCTCGACGGGCTCGACCGTCTCGGGCGCCGCGACAATCAGGTGCGCCTCGGCGACATGGGGTTGATCACCGCGCTCCTCGACGCGCTGAACGTCCAGCCGGCGGCCAAACGCCGGAGCTTGCGGGCGGTCGCCGCCGGCCGCTCCCTCGACGCGGTCGCCGCGCCCGTCGCGGTCGACGCCGCCCATGCGGGCCTCCTCTCGGCCATCCAGGGCCAGGACCCGCAAGGGGTGCGCGCCTTCGTCGAGGACGTGCTCGCCATCGCGGGCATCAGCCGGGTCGGCGGCCGCACCGCCGGCGAGATCGCCGAGCGCTTCCTCGCCAAGGCGGCGGCCCATGCCGAGGGCGGTGCCGGCCTCGGCGCCCGTGCCCGCGAGGTGCTCGACGCCTATCTCGCCCTCACGGGCGATCCCGACGCGGCGGCGCTCGCCGCCCGCGACCTCGCCCGCCGGGCCGGGCTCGACGATCCGCGGCTCGAGGCGGCGCTCGCCCTGTTCGAGGAGCGCAACGGCTTCATCGCCGCCCGCGGCCTGCCGCTCGAGCGCTTCGTGTTCACCGGCAGCTTCGCCCGCAACCTCGACTATTATACCGGCTTCATCTTCGAGGTCGCGGAGGAGGGGGGCGGAAAACCCCTCGTCGGTGGCGGGCGCTACGACGGCCTGCTCCAGCATCTCGGCAGCCCGGACGCCCTGCCCGCCGTGGGCTGCTCGTTCTGGCTCGAACGCCTGGAGGGGGCGCGCTGA
- a CDS encoding helix-turn-helix domain-containing protein → MARDIFERTLSALQEAEAHAKGETPPGMIVHVPDTIDVAAIRRQTGKAQTAFAASIGVPVATLRQWEHHRRQPQGPARVLLALIEKNPRLVEDMLGQAE, encoded by the coding sequence ATGGCCAGAGACATCTTCGAAAGGACGCTGTCGGCCTTGCAGGAGGCCGAGGCTCACGCGAAGGGCGAAACTCCGCCCGGCATGATCGTCCATGTTCCCGACACGATCGACGTCGCCGCAATCCGTCGTCAGACTGGCAAGGCACAGACGGCTTTCGCAGCCAGCATCGGCGTTCCAGTCGCAACGCTTCGGCAATGGGAGCATCATCGCCGCCAGCCGCAAGGACCCGCTCGCGTGCTGCTCGCGCTGATCGAGAAAAATCCGAGGTTGGTGGAGGATATGCTCGGCCAAGCGGAATGA
- the hisS gene encoding histidine--tRNA ligase, whose translation MPKPAKAEKAATLKPRLPRGLVDRGPAEIAATHRMLEKIRESFELYGFEAVETPFIEYTEALGKFLPDLDRPNEGVFSFQDDDESWLSLRYDLTAPLARYVAEHFDALPKPYRSYRAGYVFRNEKPGPGRFRQFMQFDADIVGAPTVAADAEICMMAADTLERVGIGRGDYVVKVNNRKVLDGVMEAIGLGGDDQAGRRLTVLRAIDKLDRLGADGVRLLLGPGRKDESGDFTKGAGLPDEAIDRILRYVSFQASPTESGDRLAFWESFFGGWSEVVGSSETGRQGIAELHAIMKLCEAAGYGHDRVRADPSVVRGLEYYTGPVFEAELTFPVVNEDGQTVRFGSVAGGGRYDGLVGRFRSEPVPATGFSVGVSRLFSALQVVGSPIVSGRSAPGPVVILVLDREETAAYQALVAALRQAGIRSELYLGASGMKAQMKYADRRGSPCVVIQGSDERAKGEVQIKDLIEGARAAEAIASNAEWKAARPAQFSVPVDEMVARVREVLARHHGG comes from the coding sequence ATGCCCAAGCCCGCGAAGGCCGAGAAGGCCGCCACCCTCAAGCCCCGCCTGCCGCGCGGCCTCGTCGACCGCGGGCCGGCCGAGATCGCCGCCACCCACCGGATGCTGGAGAAGATCCGCGAGAGCTTCGAGCTCTACGGCTTCGAGGCGGTGGAGACCCCGTTCATCGAGTACACCGAGGCGCTGGGAAAATTCCTGCCCGACCTCGACCGGCCGAACGAGGGCGTGTTCTCGTTCCAGGACGACGACGAATCCTGGCTCTCGCTGCGCTACGACCTGACCGCGCCGCTCGCCCGCTACGTCGCGGAGCATTTCGACGCCCTGCCGAAGCCCTACCGCAGCTACCGCGCCGGCTACGTCTTCCGCAACGAGAAGCCGGGCCCGGGGCGCTTCCGCCAGTTCATGCAGTTCGACGCCGACATCGTCGGCGCGCCGACGGTCGCGGCGGACGCCGAGATCTGCATGATGGCCGCCGACACCCTGGAGCGGGTCGGCATCGGCCGCGGCGACTACGTGGTGAAGGTCAACAACCGCAAGGTCCTCGACGGCGTGATGGAGGCGATCGGCCTCGGCGGCGACGACCAGGCCGGCCGGCGCCTCACCGTCTTGCGGGCGATCGACAAGCTCGACCGGCTGGGCGCGGACGGCGTGCGCCTGCTGCTCGGCCCCGGCCGCAAGGACGAGAGCGGCGACTTCACCAAGGGCGCCGGCCTTCCCGACGAGGCGATCGATCGCATCCTGCGCTACGTCTCGTTCCAGGCGAGCCCCACCGAGAGCGGCGACCGCCTCGCGTTCTGGGAGAGCTTCTTCGGCGGCTGGAGCGAGGTGGTCGGCTCCTCCGAGACCGGGCGCCAGGGCATCGCCGAGCTGCACGCCATCATGAAGCTGTGCGAGGCGGCGGGCTACGGCCACGACCGGGTCCGGGCCGACCCTTCCGTGGTGCGCGGTCTCGAATACTACACCGGCCCGGTCTTCGAGGCCGAGCTGACCTTCCCGGTCGTCAACGAGGACGGCCAGACCGTGCGCTTCGGCTCGGTGGCGGGCGGTGGGCGCTACGACGGCCTCGTCGGCCGCTTCCGCTCCGAGCCGGTGCCGGCGACCGGGTTCTCGGTCGGCGTCTCGCGCCTGTTCTCCGCCCTCCAGGTGGTCGGCAGCCCGATCGTCTCGGGGAGGAGCGCCCCCGGCCCGGTGGTGATCCTCGTGCTCGACCGCGAGGAAACCGCCGCCTACCAGGCCCTCGTCGCCGCCTTGCGCCAGGCCGGCATCCGCTCGGAACTCTATCTCGGCGCCTCCGGCATGAAGGCGCAGATGAAGTACGCCGACCGCCGCGGCTCGCCGTGCGTCGTCATCCAGGGCAGCGACGAGCGGGCGAAGGGCGAGGTCCAGATCAAGGACCTGATCGAGGGGGCGCGTGCCGCCGAGGCCATCGCCAGCAACGCCGAGTGGAAGGCCGCCCGGCCGGCCCAGTTCTCGGTGCCGGTGGACGAGATGGTGGCGCGGGTGCGCGAGGTGCTGGCGCGGCATCACGGGGGGTGA
- a CDS encoding PAS domain-containing protein, which yields MSTPAPGASDRVVFSSREFLKLLEVHDLTGSWGWTFASDDHVWSPGLFRLLGLAPGATRPSYAALLAMVHPEDRPALETDAQVRRDGVLRDHTVRVIRPDGSLRVLSCRGEIYHHPDGRPLAAAGTVLDVTDRERLAGVQEEERRRRRALFEQTQSWTHASLYAQAQRVGSQELLLLTGVTQEAFRHDCTLVVAPDDRERTRDHVRAMMQAGRPFVTDKLLLLAGGGQGRFRFAYAPVRDSRDTLVTWATMASRLEGPMTAPMDAVVQRGLESGIAGRHLAAARALLGWSMQDLAAASGLSLSSIRRLEDDGDGPTTRTRRAAIAALREAGVVFMLTHGNAIAVYRA from the coding sequence ATGTCCACGCCCGCCCCCGGCGCATCGGATCGCGTCGTGTTCTCGTCTCGCGAATTCCTGAAGCTGCTGGAGGTCCACGACCTGACCGGCAGCTGGGGCTGGACCTTCGCCAGCGACGACCACGTCTGGTCGCCCGGGCTGTTTCGCCTGCTCGGCCTCGCACCGGGCGCCACCCGGCCGAGCTACGCCGCCCTCCTCGCCATGGTGCATCCCGAGGACCGCCCCGCCCTCGAGACGGACGCGCAGGTGCGGCGGGACGGGGTCCTGCGCGACCACACCGTGCGGGTGATCCGCCCGGACGGCTCGCTGCGCGTCCTGTCCTGCCGCGGCGAGATCTATCACCACCCGGACGGGCGCCCGCTGGCCGCCGCCGGCACCGTGCTCGACGTGACCGACCGGGAGCGCCTGGCCGGCGTGCAGGAGGAGGAGCGCCGCCGCCGGCGCGCCCTGTTCGAGCAGACCCAGTCCTGGACCCACGCCTCGCTCTACGCCCAGGCCCAGCGCGTCGGCTCGCAGGAATTGCTGCTCCTCACCGGCGTGACGCAGGAGGCTTTCCGCCACGACTGCACCCTCGTGGTCGCCCCCGACGACCGCGAGCGCACGCGGGACCACGTCCGGGCGATGATGCAGGCCGGCCGGCCCTTCGTGACCGACAAGCTCCTGCTCCTCGCCGGGGGCGGGCAGGGCCGGTTCCGCTTCGCCTACGCGCCGGTCCGGGACAGCCGGGATACGCTCGTGACCTGGGCCACGATGGCCTCGCGCCTCGAAGGCCCGATGACGGCGCCGATGGATGCGGTGGTGCAGCGCGGGCTCGAGAGCGGGATCGCCGGACGGCATCTCGCGGCCGCCCGCGCCCTGCTCGGCTGGTCGATGCAGGATCTCGCCGCCGCCAGCGGCCTGTCCCTGTCCTCGATCCGCCGCCTGGAGGATGACGGCGACGGCCCGACCACGCGCACGCGCCGGGCCGCCATCGCGGCTTTGCGCGAGGCCGGGGTCGTCTTCATGCTCACCCACGGCAACGCGATCGCGGTCTATCGGGCCTAG
- a CDS encoding class I SAM-dependent methyltransferase, protein MPSLSTKLIPPGMLNVIKRSPALYAVGRKARFALGSRLGARPVAGIGRAHYNDFMLTSTAPDRVASYTTGARQFVDILETALKEAGRDWDSVGRALEIGCGYGRIVRELSRRLPGDRIAVCDVIDEGARFTASEFGATQVPVMERAAVKPSGAYDLIYLLSVYTHLPRDFVVSNLRDVARALKPGGVAVFTIHGQGSAETAERYEQYWLDKPAVLAAMARDGYYYARYPYYTDEYGLTWFTTEAVERLVAEAAPELERVSYRPMQLDAHQDVFVYRKR, encoded by the coding sequence GTGCCCTCTCTCTCGACCAAGCTGATCCCGCCCGGGATGCTGAACGTGATCAAGCGCTCGCCGGCCCTCTACGCCGTCGGGCGCAAGGCCCGTTTCGCGCTGGGCTCGCGTCTCGGGGCGCGGCCGGTCGCCGGCATCGGGCGCGCCCACTACAACGACTTCATGCTGACCTCGACGGCCCCCGACCGGGTCGCGAGCTACACGACCGGTGCGCGCCAGTTCGTCGACATCCTGGAGACGGCGCTGAAGGAGGCCGGGCGCGATTGGGATTCGGTCGGCCGGGCGCTCGAGATCGGCTGCGGCTACGGCCGCATCGTGCGCGAGCTGTCGCGGCGGCTCCCCGGCGACCGGATCGCGGTCTGCGATGTGATCGACGAGGGCGCCCGCTTCACCGCCTCCGAGTTCGGCGCGACGCAGGTGCCGGTGATGGAGCGCGCCGCGGTCAAGCCGTCCGGGGCTTACGACCTCATCTACCTGCTCTCGGTCTACACCCACCTGCCGCGCGACTTCGTGGTCTCGAACCTGCGCGACGTGGCCCGCGCCCTCAAGCCCGGCGGCGTCGCGGTGTTCACCATCCACGGCCAGGGCTCGGCCGAGACGGCGGAGCGCTACGAGCAGTACTGGCTCGACAAGCCGGCGGTGCTCGCCGCCATGGCGCGGGACGGGTACTACTACGCCCGCTACCCCTACTACACCGACGAGTACGGCCTGACCTGGTTCACCACGGAGGCGGTCGAGCGGCTGGTGGCCGAGGCGGCGCCGGAGCTGGAACGCGTCTCGTACCGGCCGATGCAGCTCGACGCGCACCAGGACGTGTTCGTCTACCGCAAGCGCTGA
- the hemA gene encoding 5-aminolevulinate synthase — MMPETRQSATDYQALFRGALERLHGERRYRVFADIERINGRFPTALWRRPDASTREITVWCSNDYLGMGQHPAVVAALTETAQRCGVGAGGTRNIAGNNSPLVDLERELADLHGKEAGLVFTSGYVSNQAGISTIAKLIPNCLILSDAFNHNSMIEGVRQSGCDKRIFRHNDLAHLEELLIEAGDRPKLIAFESVYSMDGDVAPIGRICDLADRYGAMTYLDEVHAVGLYGPRGAGIAERDRVMHRVDVIEGTLAKGFGCVGGYITGSAALCDAVRSHAAGFIFTTALPPAIAAAAIASIRHLKQSGLEREAHQRQAARTKATLLDAGLPVLPTDTHIVPVMVGDAELCKAAADRLLERHGIYIQPINYPTVPRGTERLRITPSPFHGEAQIAALREALVEVWDALDLKRAGTVFVEAAE, encoded by the coding sequence ATGATGCCCGAGACCCGTCAGAGCGCGACCGACTACCAGGCCCTCTTCCGCGGCGCCCTCGAGCGCCTGCACGGCGAGCGCCGCTACCGCGTCTTCGCCGACATCGAGCGCATCAACGGCCGCTTTCCCACCGCCCTGTGGCGCCGCCCCGACGCCTCCACCCGCGAGATCACGGTGTGGTGCTCGAACGACTATCTCGGCATGGGCCAGCACCCGGCCGTGGTCGCCGCGCTGACCGAGACCGCGCAGCGCTGCGGCGTCGGCGCCGGCGGCACGCGCAACATCGCCGGCAACAACTCGCCCCTCGTCGACCTCGAGCGCGAGCTCGCCGACCTGCACGGCAAGGAGGCGGGCCTCGTCTTCACCTCCGGCTACGTCTCGAACCAGGCCGGCATCTCGACGATCGCGAAGCTGATCCCGAACTGCCTCATCCTGTCGGACGCCTTCAACCACAACTCGATGATCGAGGGCGTGCGCCAGTCGGGCTGCGACAAGCGCATCTTCCGCCACAACGACCTCGCCCACCTCGAGGAACTCTTGATCGAGGCCGGCGACCGGCCGAAGCTGATCGCCTTCGAGAGCGTCTACTCGATGGACGGCGACGTGGCGCCGATCGGCAGGATCTGCGACCTCGCCGACCGTTACGGCGCCATGACCTACCTCGACGAGGTCCACGCGGTCGGCCTCTACGGCCCCCGCGGCGCCGGCATCGCCGAGCGCGACCGGGTGATGCACCGGGTCGACGTGATCGAGGGCACGCTCGCCAAGGGCTTCGGCTGCGTCGGCGGCTACATCACCGGCTCGGCGGCGCTCTGCGACGCGGTGCGCAGCCACGCCGCCGGCTTCATCTTCACCACGGCGCTCCCGCCCGCGATCGCGGCGGCCGCCATCGCGTCGATCCGCCACCTCAAGCAGTCGGGCCTTGAGCGCGAGGCGCACCAGCGCCAGGCCGCCCGCACCAAGGCGACGCTCCTCGACGCCGGCCTGCCGGTGCTTCCCACCGACACCCACATCGTGCCGGTGATGGTCGGCGACGCGGAACTGTGCAAGGCGGCGGCCGACCGGCTGCTGGAGCGCCACGGCATCTACATCCAGCCGATCAACTACCCCACCGTGCCGCGCGGCACCGAGCGCCTGCGCATCACCCCCTCGCCGTTCCACGGCGAGGCGCAGATCGCGGCGTTGCGCGAAGCGCTGGTCGAGGTGTGGGACGCGCTGGATCTGAAGCGGGCCGGGACGGTGTTCGTCGAGGCGGCGGAGTAG